The following proteins are co-located in the Phreatobacter oligotrophus genome:
- a CDS encoding AzlC family ABC transporter permease, with protein MTDASPDSAASAFSEWRDGIAELAPAMIAAMPLALLYGAIAAGKGLSPFAVALSSGLVFAGGAQLAAIEMWTSPVPVAGIILSTVLINARYVLMAASLAPKVGHMPIWARLLGFHVLADENWALAERRAAARRLTLAYFLGAGAVFWVNWVFFSWLGAIVGPLIGDPRRFGADFAFTAIFIGLVAGFVTTRRHVAVVVASAAAATLVHQMLGSPWHVLAGAFAGMAMAVWVWRPEAEALA; from the coding sequence ATGACTGACGCATCCCCCGATTCCGCCGCGAGCGCCTTTTCCGAATGGCGCGACGGCATCGCCGAGCTCGCCCCCGCCATGATCGCGGCCATGCCGCTGGCCCTGCTCTACGGGGCCATCGCCGCCGGCAAGGGGCTGTCGCCCTTCGCCGTGGCGCTCTCCTCCGGGCTGGTCTTCGCAGGCGGCGCGCAGCTCGCTGCCATCGAGATGTGGACGAGCCCCGTGCCGGTCGCCGGGATCATCCTCTCCACCGTGCTGATCAATGCCCGCTACGTGCTGATGGCCGCCTCGCTTGCGCCGAAGGTCGGGCATATGCCGATCTGGGCGCGCCTCCTCGGCTTCCACGTCCTTGCCGACGAGAACTGGGCGCTGGCCGAGCGCCGGGCCGCGGCGCGGCGGCTGACGCTGGCCTATTTCCTGGGGGCCGGCGCGGTGTTCTGGGTCAACTGGGTGTTCTTCTCCTGGCTCGGCGCCATTGTCGGCCCGCTCATCGGCGATCCCCGCCGCTTCGGCGCCGACTTCGCCTTCACCGCCATCTTCATCGGCCTCGTCGCCGGCTTCGTCACGACGCGCCGCCATGTCGCCGTGGTGGTCGCCAGCGCCGCGGCGGCGACCCTTGTCCATCAGATGCTCGGCTCGCCCTGGCACGTGCTGGCTGGCGCCTTCGCCGGCATGGCCATGGCGGTTTGGGTCTGGCGCCCCGAAGCGGAGGCCCTGGCATGA
- a CDS encoding AzlD family protein, with the protein MNMDTTTLLAILGMAIGTYACRLTGLMVGARLALTGRAKAALDAIPPAVLTAVIAPTLFATGWPESVAGAITILAAMRLPLLGVILTGVVSVVVLRALAG; encoded by the coding sequence ATGAACATGGACACGACTACCCTCCTCGCCATTCTCGGCATGGCGATCGGCACCTATGCCTGCCGCCTGACCGGCCTGATGGTCGGTGCGCGGCTGGCGCTGACCGGCCGCGCCAAGGCGGCGCTCGACGCCATTCCTCCAGCCGTGCTCACCGCGGTCATCGCCCCGACACTCTTCGCCACCGGCTGGCCGGAGAGTGTCGCCGGCGCGATCACCATCCTCGCCGCCATGCGCCTGCCGCTGCTCGGCGTGATCCTCACCGGCGTCGTCAGCGTCGTGGTGCTGCGGGCGCTCGCCGGCTAG